One region of Drosophila kikkawai strain 14028-0561.14 chromosome 2R, DkikHiC1v2, whole genome shotgun sequence genomic DNA includes:
- the LOC108073120 gene encoding uncharacterized protein, translating into MFKVLITLFLLFSAEPTRGTYNITLLKSILSSLASCPEQMQWTNTPIFMGHHTKSFEMNSLISWLHQDLGVTSLAMDAVLQPEQQRSLGHFNVTRDNAISLFFCHGSQDILWYSLDVSLRKLRRSRLIVLLRSQRSGSHKALYNIFKRLWSLQFLNVLVLHKDNIYSYTPYPRISFFKLNITREPLFSPAARDFQGYVVSTPVENDIPRVFLVHNPLTGRREMRGYAYRTFVEYLRHHNASLHVTNPSQDLSPTNSVNMSRIMQLIMDGQLEISVHPYIKAPEDWSDKSYPLVVSPNCLIVPVRNEIPRHMYLLRPLSRCGWYLLLGGLIYISAVLYCLSSEGSSWEQRLGLSFLESVSRLLFISSPTRTYRPSLRYFLVSLQLTIFGFILTSWYNIQLDSFLTALLVGEQVDSMEELVQQQQKVLVKEYEVSTLLRHVEPRMVDKVSRLLVGVNASEQVSALLSFNRSYAYPFTLERWQFFALQQQYAFKPIFRFSDACLGSPLISFPMRSDCHLEATINMFILKIQDAGLLHHWLISDFNDALRAGYVRLLGNDLGFQAIDVNTLRLGWFVLGFGWLFSSLTFACEYWHLYSLHFR; encoded by the coding sequence ATGTTCAAGGTGCTTATAACTCTGTTCCTGCTCTTTTCTGCGGAGCCCACAAGGGGCACTTATAACATAACCCTGCTAAAGTCGATTCTGAGCAGCTTGGCCAGTTGCCCGGAGCAAATGCAGTGGACCAACACACCCATCTTCATGGGACACCACACGAAAAGCTTTGAAATGAACAGCCTCATTTCCTGGCTACATCAGGACCTGGGCGTTACGAGTCTAGCCATGGATGCAGTCCTCCAACCCGAACAGCAGAGATCTCTGGGTCACTTCAATGTGACCAGGGACAATGCCATTAGCTTGTTCTTTTGCCACGGCAGCCAGGACATTTTGTGGTATTCCCTGGACGTGAGTCTGCGCAAGTTGCGCCGCAGTCGCCTAATAGTTCTGCTGCGTTCCCAGCGCAGCGGCTCCCACAAGGCTTTGTATAACATATTCAAGAGGCTTTGGAGTCTACAGTTCCTGAACGTGTTGGTCCTGCACAAGGATAACATTTACTCTTACACCCCTTATCCAAGGATAAGCTTCTTCAAGCTAAACATCACCAGAGAACCGCTCTTTTCACCTGCCGCAAGAGACTTTCAGGGCTATGTGGTATCCACGCCCGTGGAAAATGATATTCCGCGTGTGTTCCTGGTGCACAATCCTCTTACGGGTCGTAGGGAGATGCGTGGCTATGCCTATCGCACATTTGTGGAGTATTTGAGGCACCACAATGCCTCGCTACATGTGACCAATCCCAGCCAGGATCTAAGCCCCACAAACAGCGTGAATATGAGCCGCATTATGCAGCTCATTATGGATGGCCAACTGGAGATATCCGTGCATCCCTACATCAAAGCCCCCGAGGATTGGAGCGACAAGAGCTATCCCCTGGTCGTCTCTCCCAATTGCCTGATTGTTCCAGTGAGAAATGAGATACCGCGACACATGTACCTGCTAAGACCCCTCAGCCGCTGTGGATGGTACCTCCTCTTGGGAGGATTGATCTACATAAGCGCCGTGCTATATTGCCTGAGTTCTGAGGGCAGCAGCTGGGAGCAGCGCTTGGGCTTGAGCTTCCTGGAGTCTGTCAGCCGCCTCCTCTTCATCAGCTCACCCACTAGGACATACAGGCCTTCCTTGCGCTACTTTCTGGTCTCCCTGCAGCTGACCATCTTCGGATTCATCCTCACTAGTTGGTACAACATCCAGTTGGACAGCTTCCTCACAGCTCTGCTGGTGGGCGAGCAGGTGGACAGCATGGAGGAgctggtgcagcagcagcaaaaagtGCTGGTCAAGGAGTACGAAGTGAGTACTTTGCTGAGACATGTAGAGCCCCGCATGGTGGACAAGGTTTCTAGGCTTTTGGTGGGCGTCAATGCCAGCGAACAGGTCTCTGCCCTGCTAAGTTTCAATCGCAGCTACGCTTATCCTTTTACCCTGGAACGCTGGCAGTTCTTTGCCTTGCAGCAGCAGTACGCCTTCAAGCCCATCTTTCGCTTCTCCGATGCCTGCCTGGGATCCCCGCTCATCAGCTTTCCCATGCGGAGTGACTGCCACCTGGAGGCCACCATCAACATGTTCATCCTGAAGATTCAGGATGCGGGTTTGTTGCACCACTGGCTGATCTCGGACTTCAACGACGCCCTGCGCGCAGGCTATGTGCGTTTGCTGGGCAATGACCTGGGTTTCCAGGCCATTGATGTCAACACCTTGCGGCTAGGTTGGTTTGTGCTAGGCTTTGGCTGGCTGTTTTCATCCCTAACTTTTGCCTGCGAGTACTGGCACCTCTACTCCCTTCACTTTCGATAA